In Aegilops tauschii subsp. strangulata cultivar AL8/78 chromosome 3, Aet v6.0, whole genome shotgun sequence, one genomic interval encodes:
- the LOC109778462 gene encoding glucan endo-1,3-beta-glucosidase GI, whose translation MTIGVCYGVVANNLPPANEVVQLYRSKGLTGMRIYFADAKALSALRGSGIALILDVGGTDVLASLAANASNAANWVRDNVRPYYPAVNIKYIAAGNEVLGGDTQNIVPAMRNLNAALNGAGLGAIKVSTSIRFDAVTNTFPPSNGVFAQAYMTDVARLLASTGAPLLANVYPYFAYKDNPRDIQLNYATFRPGTTVRDQNNGLTYTCLFDAMVDALVAALERAGAPGVRVVVSESGWPSASGFAATADNARAYNQGLIDHVGGGTPKRPGLLETYIFAMFNENFKTGELTEKHFGLFNPDKSPAYPIQFH comes from the coding sequence ATGACGATCGGCGTCTGCTACGGCGTGGTGGCCAACAACCTCCCGCCGGCTAACGAGGTGGTGCAGCTCTACAGGTCCAAGGGCCTCACCGGCATGCGCATCTACTTCGCCGACGCCAAGGCCCTCTCCGCGCTCCGCGGCTCAGGCATCGCCCTCATCCTCGACGTCGGCGGCACCGACGTGCTGGCCAGCCTCGCCGCCAACGCCTCCAACGCGGCGAACTGGGTCCGGGACAACGTGCGGCCCTACTACCCGGCCGTGAACATCAAGTACATCGCCGCCGGCAACGAGGTCCTGGGCGGCGACACGCAGAACATCGTCCCGGCCATGCGGAACCTCAACGCGGCCCTCAATGGCGCCGGCCTCGGCGCCATCAAGGTGTCCACCTCGATCCGGTTCGACGCGGTGACCAACACCTTCCCGCCGTCCAACGGCGTGTTCGCGCAGGCCTACATGACGGACGTGGCCCGGCTCCTGGCCAGCACCGGCGCGCCGCTGCTCGCCAACGTGTACCCCTACTTCGCCTACAAGGACAACCCGCGGGACATCCAGCTGAACTACGCGACGTTCCGGCCGGGCACCACGGTGCGGGACCAGAACAACGGGCTGACCTACACGTGCCTGTTCGACGCCATGGTGGACGCCCTGGTGGCGGCGCTGGAGCGGGCCGGCGCGCCGGGGGTGAGGGTGGTGGTGTCGGAGAGCGGGTGGCCGTCGGCGAGCGGGTTCGCGGCGACGGCGGACAACGCGAGGGCGTACAACCAGGGGCTGATCGACCACGTCGGCGGGGGCACGCCCAAGAGGCCCGGCTTGCTGGAGACGTACATCTTCGCCATGTTCAACGAGAACTTCAAGACCGGGGAGCTGACCGAGAAGCACTTCGGGCTGTTCAACCCGGACAAGTCGCCGGCGTACCCCATCCAGTTCCATTAG